ATCCTCGAACTTCACGAACTCCAGAAGCTCCTTCTTTGCCTCTTGCGTGTGCCCGACCTCGTCGTAGGTCCAGAGGGTTTGTGGCACGATACCGGCCTGTACCTCAGTCAAGAAGCGCTTCAGCGCAGGCATGTTAGTTCCGCCTGAACCCCACCAGATGCGCTTGTCTCTGTCGAGTTCCAGGAACTTCTCGTAGGTCTGCCGCCAGTAGGTCCCCATGCCCGACGTGAACTTCTTGCCGGTGGGGCCTTTCACCTCGTACTTGCCCTTGCTGTAGTAGTTACGGGCGGTGAGGTCGCTGGGTTTCCACAAACCCCTCGGGTCGTTGTCTGGGTTGATGTACCTGGCGTCCGCCGCCGCTGTTCGAGGCAGAAGGCCAGGACGCCAGTACGCTCCGTCCCGGGCGTAGACAACAACGTAGTCGTGATCCTCAGAGAAATGACGCGCGGTATTCTTGGGTGCGTAGACCTTCTGCCATATGACCGTGGCGATGAAGTTCTCTTCTCCGAAGACCTCGTTCATGGCCGCGCGGAGGTTGTAGACTTCGTTGTCGTCTATGCTGACGAAGATGACGCCGTCGTCGCGGAGGAGTTGACGGGCCACGAACAGGCGCGGGTACATCATCGAGAGCCACGACGAGTGATAGCGGCCGCTGGTTTCCGGGTTGCTGGTGAGGACGTTGCCTTCCGAGTCCTTCTGGCCGGTCAGACGCAGGTAGGTGTCGAGCGGGTCGGCGAAGTTGTCCGGGTAGATGAAGTCCTTGCCGGTGTTGTACGGCGGGTCGATGTATATCATCTTCACCCGGCCGTAGTAGGCCTTGTAGAGTAGCTTCAGGACTTCGAGGTTCTCACCCTCGATGAAGACGTTGTTGGTCGTGTCCCAGTCGATGGATTCGTCAGGGCTAGGCACAAGCGTGGCGCGGCTGGGGACCTGAAGTAGCTTGATGGAGTCGCGCTTCCCGGCCCACGTGAACGAGTAACGTTCCGGCCCGGCGTCAACCTCATCGCCCAGCGTCTGCCTGAGCTTGTCGAAGTCAACATTGCCCTCGCTGACCGCCTCCGGAAACAGCTCCTTCAGCTTCTCAACCTGCTCCGGGACAATTGCAGAAGACTCACGCGCAACCTTCTCGCGCGTCGGCCTGCTCTGCTTTCCATTCGCGCCATTCAGCTTGCCCATGGGTGCGAGAATGTTAGGCGCGTGCCGCGCATAGTCAAGTGAGCGCAGCCACTGCGGGGCCGGTCCACCGGCGCATCATTGTGCAATGCAGGTCGTCGAATGAAGATCGTGCGTGGCTGCGGACGGGCGCACCGGCGAGTCTAGATTGAAGATTGTCGATTGCAGATTGGGCAGGGCTGAGGGCGGACACAATGGTCATCTTAGATTTTAGATTGTCGATTGCGGATTGGACGCGGCTGATAGCGGGCACGATGGCCATTTTGGATTTTGGATTGTCGATTGGAGATTTGCCACGGCTGCGGACCGGCGATGAGTCGGATTTGTATCATTCGTCGGGAGCGGGTCTTCAGGTCTATCTGCTTGTGGCTTGGTGCTTTCGGCTTGTCGCTGGCCAACATGCACCCCCGCCTAGGGGATAGCCCCCCACGTCGTTGAGGAGATTGCGGACAGGGTTGCTCCGCACATCGTTCGGAGGGCTATCTCCACCGCAATTCCCCAATGAACCCTGTCCGCAATTTGCCGGGTTGCTTCGCCGGTTGCTGTCCGAGTTGCTTTCCGGGTTAGTCCGTCCGTTGCTCTCCGGGTTGGTCGGAAGGTTGCGGTCCGAGTAGCTCCGCGGGTTGCTGTCCTCGTTGCTCCCGAGGTAGCCCCGGCCGTTGCTTTCCGGATTACCTGCGGAGTTGCCCGCCCGGTAGCTTTCCGGGAAACCGCACATTGGGTCTTCGCGTCCGCGACGTAAACGCAAGGGGCGGCTTGCGCCGCCCCGCAAAGAGAGTCGAATCGTGCTTATGGAATGTGGATATCGCCGCTCGGGTCGTTGATGAAAGTGTTGGTGGATCTGAGCAGGGACGTGTCCGGATACGACAGACCGTCGAGGTAGATACCGAAGCCCGCGCTGTTCTCGATGGAGTCATGCTGGACTACCGGCAGGATCGTGTTTTCAATGTGGACGTCGCCATCGAAGGAGGATTCACTGCCGCCGTACTTGATGGTGCAATACGCCAGGCTGCACCGGTTCGTGGACCCGTCGTAGAACCCGACGTCCTTCCAACTGCCCGGAGATGGCGATGCCAAGATGCTGGTGAACTTGATCGGCGCGGTTGGGGTCCCGACGGCGTTGATGGCGCCCGCATCGGTGTAGCCGCAGTAAAGCTCGACATCGTTCGCCATCATGACCGTCGTGCCTGGTTTGAGGGTCAGGGTCGGCCCCGTCGGACCGGCGACCTCGATGTCGCCCGACAGCTCGTAGCCATCCATCGTCCGGACCAGGGGCCAAGTCTCGCTGGTTGTGATGGCGTTTGAACCGTTTCCCTCTTCCACCCAGACGCCATTGTGCCCATTGTTGAATTGTACTACGTCGGTCGTATCCAGATGCCGGATGTCGTTGGGCCAGATGTCAATCGGATACGATAGGTTGTATCCGATGTACGTATTGGTAAGTGTTTTGAAGCAGGAGCCGTTCGTGCCGCAGGCTATTCCGTAGTCGGCGCTGTAGCGAATGTCGCAGTGGTCCATCGTAGCGTTGGTGTTGCCTTCTATGTAGATTTCGCCATGGCCCGAACCGGCTTCGCCGCCGTAGGTGAAATTGCAGTATACGAACCGAGTCGCATTGGTAGTGCCGGAGTACAGCCCGATGTCCCTCCAGTCGCCGAACTGAGACGAGGGCACCGCGCTGGTGAAGATAATCGGCGATGTTACCGTGCCCACGGCGGCGATGGCGCCGGGGTTCGTGTTTCCGCAATAGAGCTCGACCCCGCTGGCCAGCTTGATGGTATCGCCGGCTTCGATGGTCAGCACCGGACCCGTCGGGGCAGCGACCTCAACGTCACCCGACAGAATGTAGGGTACGCCTAAGTTCCTCCAGGTCCCGTTGCTCACGATGGCGTTTGTGCGGATCCCGCCCTCGACATAGATGGCGTTACTCGTGTTGCCAGTCAGAACGTTGCCGGCGCCGATGTCTTTGACGTCATTGGGCCAGACGTCAATCGGATACAGGGCGCAGGCTGTGATCGTGTCACTGGTCCACGACGTGAAGCTGGAACCGCTCGTAGCGCAGACGATTCCATCGTCCCCGCTCTTCCAGATCTTGCAGCCGTCGACCCGGGCTGCCCGGCAACCCGACACGTACAGCTCGCCGCGGCCGGAACCGGGAGGGCCGCCGTATTCAATCGTGCAGTAGAGGAATCGCGTGGCCGGCATGGTGTTGTCGTAGAAGCTGATCCGGCTCCAGTCGCCGGGCGCAGGCGACGTGGCGTTGGACGTGAACAGGATGGTCGAGTCCGTCTTGCCGACCGCGACAATCGCGCCCGCGCTGGCGTCGCCGCAATAGAGCTGGGTGCCGGATGTGAATTTGACGGTGCAGCCGGGTTGGATGGTCAGGGTGGCGTTGTTGTCCACGTAGACGTCGTCGTCGATGAAGTGCGGGTTGCCGGCGCGGTACCAGGTCTCACTGGCGCTGATCTCGCCGGCGTGGTGGGTCCCCGCGCCACCGCCCCCGGTCAGAGTAACGTAGATAGAATCCTGCTTTGTGTTGTTGGCGGCGTCATAGGCCTTCGCCGTAATCGCATGGCCCCCGGACGCGGCGCTCCCAGCATCCCAGCTCGTCGTGAAAGTGTCGTTCGCACCCGATGTCACCGTGGCGATAGTCGTGGTGTCCACCTTGAATACGACCTTGGTGATGCCGACGTTGTCGGTCGCGTGCGCCTTGACGGCTATCGCTCCCTTCGACAGCGTTTCGCCGTTGGCGGGATAGGTGATAGTGACAGTCGGTAGAACCGTATCGGACGACTGGATGGTGACATAGACCGAATCCCGACTGTGGTTGTTCGCGGCGTCATAGGCGGTGGCGACCAGGCCATGCCCACCGGCTGCGGCCGAGGTCGCGTCCCAGAGGTAGCTGAACGTGTCGTCACTGCCGCTGGTTCGCGTGTCCAGGAGCGAACCATCGACGCTGAACTCGACCCTCGTGACCCCGACATTGTCGGTTGCGTAGGCCTTGATTCGAATCGTGTCCTTGGCGAGCGGCGCCCCGTGGGCCGGATACGTAATGCTCACCGTCGGCGGCGCCGTATCCGGCAGCTTGCAGGCAACAACTATCAGCAGCACGGCGACTGCGGCCAGCGCCAGGGCTTGTACTCTTTTCATCCTGTTTCTTCTCCTGTGCTTCTTGTCGACGGACGGCGACCTTTGAGCCCGGCTTCGTGGGGCGAACAACGGCGCCGCGTAGAATTCCTATATGAGGACCCGCTGATCCGGCTGACTGCTGAACAGGACAGCCAGACGAGGTTATTCTGATGGAAGCCACGAGAGATGTCCAGCTTTATGTTCAGCCGAGTGAGATGCGCCGTAGACACCGGCGGGTCCGTCCACGCCGAGGCGAAGCGAGGGGCGGCATCGCCGCCTGCGGGGCAGGTGAAGTCAGAAGTGTCCGAAGCCGAATGGACGAGGTGGAAGGAGAAGGGGCGGCCGAAGCCGCCCCTTGTGAGTGGAGAATGCTGTCTCTACTTCAGCACGAAGATGTTGTGCTTCTCGCAGACGTCGTGGAGCTGCTTCGGCCACACCGTGACCGTCACTTCTCCGATGTGCGCCTTGCGCAGCAGCAGCTGCTGCACGCGCCCCTGGCCGATGCCGCCGCCGACGGACAGCGGAATCTGGTCCTTCATTATCATGCTGTGGTAGGGCAGAGTGAGCCGGTCGAGCTGGCCCGACAGCTTGAGCTGTTCCTTCAGGGTCTCCTTGGTCACACGGATGCCCATCGAGGAAAGCTCGTGCCGGCGCTGGGTCAGGTGGTTCCAGACCAGGATGTCGCCGTTCAGACCGTGCGTGTCCTTGCCGGTCCACTGCGAGGTGGGCGTGACCCAGTCGTCGTAGTCCGCGGCGCGCATTTCGTGCGGGTAGCCGTCCTTGAGGACCCAGCCGATGCCGATGATGAACACGGCCGGCGAGTAGTCCTTCAGGATGCGGGTCTCGCGCTGTTTGCGCGGCAGGTCCGGGTAACGCTCGAGGATTTCCTCGGCGTGGATGAAGGGCAGGTCTTTGGGCAGGTTCGGGAACCGCGGGTCCTTGAGCTGCGGGTACATCTGCTGCACAAAGTCCTCGGCCCCGGTGATGACCTTCCAGATCTTCCGGACGATCATCTTGAGGAATTCGAGGTTCCGGTCTTCGGCGGTGATGACGCGCTCCCAGTCCCACTGGTCGACGTAGGAACTGTGGTCGTGGTCGAGGAAGTAGTCCTTGCGGACCGCGCGCATGTCGGTGTTGATACCTTCGCCGACGTTGCAGCCGTACTGCTTCAGGGCGAACCTCTTCCACTTCGTCGCCGCCTGCACGACCTGTGCGTTCATCCTCGGGCTGATGCCGAGCCCGCAGGGGAAGTCGACCGGCGTGCGCGAGCCGTCGCGGTCGAGGTTGTCGTTCATGCCGCTTTCTTTCTCGACGATGAGCGGCACCTGCACGAGCTGCAGGTTCAGGGCCTCGGCGAGGCCGTCCTCGATGTAGCGCTTCACGGCGTAGAGCGCGCGCTGGGTTTCTTTGTTGTCGAGAATCGGCCGGTAGTTAACCGGCAGCACCTTGTCAACAGCCTCGTAGGTGCTGATTCCCGGGCCCGCGAGGTCGGCGGCCTTGCCGACTTTGCCCGGCGTGGGCATGAAGTTGGAGCCCTTCTTGGGCGCCTTCTTGACCAGTTTCTTCACCGGTCTTTTCACCGGCTTCTTTGCGGCCTTCTTGGCCGGCTTCTTTGTTGCCATACTGCTATCTCCTTGATAAATCTCTACTTGTGACCTGCAGTCGCCCGGATGACGTGTTGGCAGGCTTCAAGCCGAACGGGTTTCTGCTGTTGGGGTTGGCGGCTCCCAGCGGAGTCAATAATACCAAAGGGCGCGACCGTGTCAAGGCGTGCCGGGAGGCAGATGGACCAGGAACCGCCGCGCCGCCGGTAGCGTCTAAAGTGGTGGTAGGGTTGAACGAACGGCGTAAGAGAAAGAGCAAGGTTGCATATGTCGAAAGGCAAGTTAAGTTGGCAAAGGAGGCGTCGTGTTAGAACTCAACATACAAACGGCGGGCAAGATGAATCGTCTTGAACGAGCGGCTGGGAGATTCGCGGCGATTGGGGCCGTCGTCTTGCTGGTCGCGGTAGCGATGAGTGGGTGCCAGTCGAAGACAAACGCGGTGGTTGCCTACTTCGACGGAGCCACGATGAAGTGCGCGAACGACAGCCAGTGCGTCTACATAACCGGCGCTTTCAACGACGCTCAGACTATGTCCGCCGACCAGCTTAAGCAGCAGCGCTACCCGGATTATGCAGGGAAACCGGGCCAGTGGGACCTGGTGACCATCATCAACAACTACGTCGTGCCGACCGGCGCCGGCAAGACCCTGGGAAACAACTTCTACCGGGACGTGACCACTCCTGCCGGGCGCCGTGCGCTGCTGGATTTCCTGAAGCGTAACGCACCGCCATCTTCGCCGACCGCCAAGCCCTAGTCTGCTGAAGCTCCGGCCCAGCGGCAGGCGGGCTGCCGCGAGAGCCGGAGGGGTCGAACCGGCGGCAGGTTGGAGCCCGGGCGTTGTTGAGGGCCTTCACGTTGTCGGCGCGGCTGTTGACAACAGGGTCTACCGTATCTATCCTCCCGAGTGGGAATAGCCCTGCTTCTGGCGCTCGTGGCCGGCGGCCGCATTGCCATCACCGAGGTCATGGCCGACCCCAGGGGCATCACCGGTTCTCACTACCCCGAAGACCGAAATGAGTTCGTCGAGCTCTACAACGCGGGCGACACCGCGATTGACCTGCTCGACTGGACAATAGATGACGGCGACGCCGTAGACAAGATCCGCGCCTGGACCGACTCCTCAATCCTGAACCCCGGGTCGCTGCGTCTGGGCACGACATTGCTGGACCCGCATTGCTACGCCGTGATTCTCGACCCGGAATACACCGACACGATGCCGCTTGGTGGCTATGTCCAGCCGTACCATTTCGGAGCGAATGCCCTGATTCTCACGGTGGGTAATACCACGATTGGAGACGAACTCCAGAGTAACGACCCGGTAACGCTTGCGGCATCGGCCGCGTACGGATTCGCTGACACGAGCACCTTCGGCACGCCGTGGGACCCGAACGACTCTTTCCCGCACGACGCCGGCGATGGAATCTCGTGGGAGAGGATCGATTTGGCCGGCCCGGATACGGTCAGCAACTGGGTTCCTTGCCGCGACACGGCCGGCTGCACTCCCGGAGCCGCTAATAGCACCACGACATTCCTCGATCTGGCCGTCACGGGCATCACGCTCGCGGACACGTCGACACGAAAGCCGGGCGACACCCTCGTCGCCGACATCAAGGTGACAAATGCCGGCTTCAAGCAAGCCGACACGTGGAGTATCTCGGTGTTCCTCGACCGCAATGGCGACGCAAGACCCGATGTCGGCCAATTTGAGACAAGAGTGGCCGGTCACCCTTTGTCGCGAGGGCGTGACACTTCGCTGCAGGTCCGCCTGGTCTGTCCTTCTTTGACGTCCGACCTCTGCGCTCGACTGCCGAACACTGACGGCGACTCGACCAACAACTTCGCGAGGCTGACCATCATGCCCGGCGGAGCCCAGCGGCTGTTCGACCTCAACCGGTCGAGTTTCAGCCCGAACGGCGACGGCTTCGAAGACACCCTCGCCGTTATCTACCGCGTACCCGCTGCGAACGGAACGCTCAAGGTGACGGTCTTCGACCTCGGCGGCAGGCAGGTCACAACGCTCTTCAGCGGCCGTCCGCCCAACCAGAACGGCGTGGTCTACTGGAACGGGCTCAGCTCATCCGGTGCGCGGGCACCAATCGGCATCTATGCGGTCTGGGTCGAGTACAGCAGCAGCGGGACGAGCCGTACCGAGAAGCTGCCGGTTGTGTTGTTGCGGAAGTAAGGGCTAGTTCGCGCTGAGTTGGGTGAGGACGTAGTTTTCCGGATTCACCCAGTTGCCGCCGGCGAGAACACCGTAGTGAAGGTGGGTTCCGGTCGAACGCCCGGAATTGCCCACGGTGGCGATGACATCGCCTCTCGACACCTTCTGACCGTCGCTCACCTTGAGCGTCCGGCAGTGCGCGTAGAACGTCCTGATGCCGCCGCCGTGGTCGATCTCGACGCACCGACCCCAGTCGCTCTTCCAGCCGGCGAAGGTGACACGTCCGGCTGCGGTCGCTTCGACCGGCGTCCCGGGCGGCGCGACGATGTCCAAGCCGGGATGCAGGGTCCGCGCGCCGGTGAACGGGTCGGGCCGGTAACCATACCCTGACGCAACCCAGCCCTGCACCGGCCAGATGGAAGGCACGTTCTGGAGGCGCGCTTCCTGTTGCTTCACCGCGCCCTCGATGTCGGCCAGCGACTGCTGCTCGAACCGCACCCGCCGCAGCATTGCGTCAACCTGCGGCGCCGGGGTGGTTGGCACGCTTCCGCCGATGCCCATCAATCGGATGTCGCCGGGGATCAGCGGCAGATTCACCGACGCCCTCAACACGTTGTCCATCTGCTCGGTTTTGACGACGAACTGGCGGAACGTGTCCATCGCTGCGGCATAGGCGGCAACCTGTGCCTTGAGGCTGGTGTTCTCGCGGGCGAGACGTCCGGCTCGGCCGCTGTCGGTCAGGCTCGACACGGCGAACGACCCGAGGAGCGACCCACAAACGAGGAGCGCCACCACCCCGGCGATACCGAGGTAGATGGCGTGAGCGGGAACGGACAGGTTCAGAAACCTGTTGCGACGCTTCAGGGCAACCAGAACCTGGAGACGTTCCACGCTGGCTAGTCTAGCCGGATGAGGGTCGGAGTCAAGAAAGCCAGCCGAAGTCAGATGTCAGATACCAGAAGTCAGAATGCAGAAGTGCCGACACTGGGAACTGCAAACTGGTCACTGGTCACTCGCGGCGAAGCCGCGGCTACCGATGTATGATAAACTTGTCCCGGAAAGAGGCCGAAGAAGACTGGGAGCCGGAGGCTGACACCTCGGTCGCCTCGGCATCCAGCTTGTAGAGATATACACCGTTAGCCAGCGGCACACCGTCTTTGTCCAGTCCGTCCCATTGAATCTGGTTGTAGTCAAACCCGCAGGGAATCGGCTGCAGGACGCGAACCAGCCGACCGGCAATCGTGTATATCCTGACCGACACCAACGCGGCGCGGCTCAGGTTGAACGTGAACTTGGCGGCGCCGGTGGTCGGGCTGGGATAGACCAGGCAGTTGGTCAGCTTTAGCGTATTGCTGGAGTCCGAGTTGAGCAGCACCGTCACGCGCGTGCGGTTCCGTGCCGGGTTGTTCGGGTCCACCATGTTGTCCGACGCAGTCACCATCAGCGAGTCGAGCGCGTTCTGCATCGTGAGCGGGTAGGTGAACCGGCCGCTGGTGGTCGAGTTGTCGTCGTAGCGGAAGTAGCTGGAGAGCGGTGTGGTCGTACCTTCCATCTTCATGCTCAACGCGACGTCCTGGACTGCGGGGTCCGTGCCCGGGACGACCGGCACGATCAAGATGCCTGAGGCATCGCTGAGGCGCCCGATCAGGTTGAAGCTGCTGGGAACGCGGTTAGTGTCGCCCGGCACCAACCTGATGTTGTCCGCGTAGAGACCCACTTGCGGCGGCTGGTTATCCGTGGTAGTGACCGCAGTATCGAGCGGAATTGAGTCGTGCTCGAAGGACAGGCCGATTGTACCGGCGTAGCTCAGCAGGCTCACGCGGCCCGTGCTGGGCAGACGAGCGTACCACCCGTTGGCGACATAGGTCGTTTCCGGGTAAGGAATCCTCGGCACGATGAAAGACCCGACGATCTTGCTTGAGTCGAACGTGCCCGCCGCGCGGTGGATTTCGTATCCAGGCAGGTTATAGTTCACTGACCAAGTTTCGCCATCCGTGAATGTCGAGTGATAATAGCGGTGCCACGTCGCTTCGTGCGCGGAGACCTCGTACGAACCCTTCCGGTGGACGCTGTCGGCCGCCTGAAAAGTGTTCCTGCCGCCCGGATAGAAGGTGTCGGGCCGGACATCGGGGCCAGTGGCGCTGCGCGGCATCCTGAGCACGGTCGCCGGGTCGCCAAACAGGTGATACAGCGTGTTCTCCTGGGTGTAGGCCTGAAAGAACGCCGGTCCGATCGGGTCATCCGGATAATTCCGGACACGCTGGAACATCAGTCTGGCCAGCTCTTCGTTAGTGCCGGACGATGTCGCCTTGGTCGCGCCGACACCGGCAATCGTCCCGCCGTCTCTCCGTACCAGTTCCTCGGCGATTGCCTCGTAGCGCGTGTCCTCGAACCGCCCGACACCGCATGAGCCGTAGAATGCGAGCGGACTGCGCGAGCCGTTGTTCACCAGCGGCACGGTATTCGTGATGTGCAGCGCCTGCTCGTGGCAGAGCTGGAACCCGGCACCGTGACCGAAGAAGCAGAAGAGCAGCGCGCCGGCGTTGAGCTGCCGGATGAACTCAGCGCTGGCCTCGGCCTTCAGATTGGTGCTGGTCAACGGGTACTCGGTCAGGTAGACCTTCACC
The bacterium DNA segment above includes these coding regions:
- a CDS encoding Ig-like domain-containing protein is translated as MKRVQALALAAVAVLLIVVACKLPDTAPPTVSITYPAHGAPLAKDTIRIKAYATDNVGVTRVEFSVDGSLLDTRTSGSDDTFSYLWDATSAAAGGHGLVATAYDAANNHSRDSVYVTIQSSDTVLPTVTITYPANGETLSKGAIAVKAHATDNVGITKVVFKVDTTTIATVTSGANDTFTTSWDAGSAASGGHAITAKAYDAANNTKQDSIYVTLTGGGGAGTHHAGEISASETWYRAGNPHFIDDDVYVDNNATLTIQPGCTVKFTSGTQLYCGDASAGAIVAVGKTDSTILFTSNATSPAPGDWSRISFYDNTMPATRFLYCTIEYGGPPGSGRGELYVSGCRAARVDGCKIWKSGDDGIVCATSGSSFTSWTSDTITACALYPIDVWPNDVKDIGAGNVLTGNTSNAIYVEGGIRTNAIVSNGTWRNLGVPYILSGDVEVAAPTGPVLTIEAGDTIKLASGVELYCGNTNPGAIAAVGTVTSPIIFTSAVPSSQFGDWRDIGLYSGTTNATRFVYCNFTYGGEAGSGHGEIYIEGNTNATMDHCDIRYSADYGIACGTNGSCFKTLTNTYIGYNLSYPIDIWPNDIRHLDTTDVVQFNNGHNGVWVEEGNGSNAITTSETWPLVRTMDGYELSGDIEVAGPTGPTLTLKPGTTVMMANDVELYCGYTDAGAINAVGTPTAPIKFTSILASPSPGSWKDVGFYDGSTNRCSLAYCTIKYGGSESSFDGDVHIENTILPVVQHDSIENSAGFGIYLDGLSYPDTSLLRSTNTFINDPSGDIHIP
- a CDS encoding lamin tail domain-containing protein codes for the protein MGIALLLALVAGGRIAITEVMADPRGITGSHYPEDRNEFVELYNAGDTAIDLLDWTIDDGDAVDKIRAWTDSSILNPGSLRLGTTLLDPHCYAVILDPEYTDTMPLGGYVQPYHFGANALILTVGNTTIGDELQSNDPVTLAASAAYGFADTSTFGTPWDPNDSFPHDAGDGISWERIDLAGPDTVSNWVPCRDTAGCTPGAANSTTTFLDLAVTGITLADTSTRKPGDTLVADIKVTNAGFKQADTWSISVFLDRNGDARPDVGQFETRVAGHPLSRGRDTSLQVRLVCPSLTSDLCARLPNTDGDSTNNFARLTIMPGGAQRLFDLNRSSFSPNGDGFEDTLAVIYRVPAANGTLKVTVFDLGGRQVTTLFSGRPPNQNGVVYWNGLSSSGARAPIGIYAVWVEYSSSGTSRTEKLPVVLLRK
- a CDS encoding site-specific DNA-methyltransferase, whose protein sequence is MGKLNGANGKQSRPTREKVARESSAIVPEQVEKLKELFPEAVSEGNVDFDKLRQTLGDEVDAGPERYSFTWAGKRDSIKLLQVPSRATLVPSPDESIDWDTTNNVFIEGENLEVLKLLYKAYYGRVKMIYIDPPYNTGKDFIYPDNFADPLDTYLRLTGQKDSEGNVLTSNPETSGRYHSSWLSMMYPRLFVARQLLRDDGVIFVSIDDNEVYNLRAAMNEVFGEENFIATVIWQKVYAPKNTARHFSEDHDYVVVYARDGAYWRPGLLPRTAAADARYINPDNDPRGLWKPSDLTARNYYSKGKYEVKGPTGKKFTSGMGTYWRQTYEKFLELDRDKRIWWGSGGTNMPALKRFLTEVQAGIVPQTLWTYDEVGHTQEAKKELLEFVKFEDTDNVLDTVKPTRLLQRMLKLTTSPTEFDIVVDFFSGSGPLAHAVMKQNAEDGGNRRYVCAQLPEPLPTPEKRLKTIADIGKERIRRVIAKMKNEQAVKLASDGPQDLGFRVYKLAESNMKPWKGTDEKDPEKYAKTMEMFLDPLVERWRPENVIAEVALKEAGFGLNCRVEAAKPQMNTDEHRSVEARKDNRNAGKKDKEPDVFKVTDEDKEQFFYICLDDKVRLEDVKFLNLTRDMLFVCRDVALDDETAANLALQCRLRTI
- the asnA gene encoding aspartate--ammonia ligase; translated protein: MATKKPAKKAAKKPVKRPVKKLVKKAPKKGSNFMPTPGKVGKAADLAGPGISTYEAVDKVLPVNYRPILDNKETQRALYAVKRYIEDGLAEALNLQLVQVPLIVEKESGMNDNLDRDGSRTPVDFPCGLGISPRMNAQVVQAATKWKRFALKQYGCNVGEGINTDMRAVRKDYFLDHDHSSYVDQWDWERVITAEDRNLEFLKMIVRKIWKVITGAEDFVQQMYPQLKDPRFPNLPKDLPFIHAEEILERYPDLPRKQRETRILKDYSPAVFIIGIGWVLKDGYPHEMRAADYDDWVTPTSQWTGKDTHGLNGDILVWNHLTQRRHELSSMGIRVTKETLKEQLKLSGQLDRLTLPYHSMIMKDQIPLSVGGGIGQGRVQQLLLRKAHIGEVTVTVWPKQLHDVCEKHNIFVLK
- a CDS encoding M23 family metallopeptidase, whose protein sequence is MERLQVLVALKRRNRFLNLSVPAHAIYLGIAGVVALLVCGSLLGSFAVSSLTDSGRAGRLARENTSLKAQVAAYAAAMDTFRQFVVKTEQMDNVLRASVNLPLIPGDIRLMGIGGSVPTTPAPQVDAMLRRVRFEQQSLADIEGAVKQQEARLQNVPSIWPVQGWVASGYGYRPDPFTGARTLHPGLDIVAPPGTPVEATAAGRVTFAGWKSDWGRCVEIDHGGGIRTFYAHCRTLKVSDGQKVSRGDVIATVGNSGRSTGTHLHYGVLAGGNWVNPENYVLTQLSAN